Proteins from a genomic interval of Coccinella septempunctata chromosome 2, icCocSept1.1, whole genome shotgun sequence:
- the LOC123307750 gene encoding neprilysin-2-like, whose amino-acid sequence MLEPRQNRSSGCWKRKTRLEKSLIPCCSILCVLTVLLLILYILQTPESDPKDICTSKYCVKSSAELLDYADFKENPCKDFYKYVCGSFYKHAVKKQATTPLVTLTEELENELKAIVVDPIGNRNPPALISMKQFYQQCMDEKKINGDHSKTFLKAVDELGGWPLMKGDSWNGANFDWVDWQIKASRLGLPVYGFFTFSRVKTEAGGSILKVAEHSNEANFYVAGSRYNRIMLEVLEELGVEDKNGTIEKQNGEVNEFMHQIGLLSIPETKNLEEKTLKDIQEDCPSVPWLKLMNSLANGQIKFDNESKVVYGSIQHYCDKLDDLIKKTSPRTVANYFIWSLLDQTYNYLSIRKLYAGMDYVSSSRFETCFEDVEKRFQYVKETVYIRKKTPKVVRDDLSEMIEIMKEVFIEHVKASDWMDAKTKDLAVKKTEQIESMIGGDDEMYEPEFFEKALGIGEFNFTSGNMFEMSQQKSLSETKFFFKTLYQDDDEDWDGFFQNMMQVNAFFVPPLNVMILPAPILNSIFYDYRKPAFMNYGSIGRVIGHEIMHGFEKSARYVVAGSGTIDWWTNETADAYDKKVKCVVENYEKIPFRYRLNGTLTLDENVSDFVGIDVAYEAYLKYVKKHGPEKGIPGIPLKPEQIYWIQTGTWLCFRKLDDSDVDYEEEDEHAIPGFRVQGGARNSLYFAKDFNCPEGSFMNPEKKCRIL is encoded by the exons ATGTTAGAGCCGCGCCAGAA TCGTTCTAGTGGATGCTGGAAAAGGAAAACCCGCCTTGAAAAATCCTTGATCCCTTGTTGTTCGATATTGTGCGTTTTAACCGTGCTGCTTTTGATTCTCTACATTTTACAGACTCCAG AATCTGACCCAAAGGATATCTGCACATCCAAATACTGCGTGAAATCTTCCGCAGAACTTCTAGATTATGCGGATTTCAAAGAGAACCCTTGTAAAGATTTTTACAAATACGTTTGCGGATCTTTCTACAAACATGCAGTTAAAAAACAAGCTACCACTCCCCTAGTCACCCTCACCGAAGAACTCGAGAATGAATTGAAAGCGATAGTGGTCGATCCTATCGGCAATAGGAATCCACCAGCTCTTATCTCTATGAAGCAATTTTACCAGCAATGCATGGACGAGAAAAAGATCAACGGTGACCACAGCAAAACCTTCTTGAAGGCAGTCGATGAGCTTGGCGGATGGCCTTTGATGAAAGGTGATTCTTGGAATGGGGCAAACTTCGATTGGGTGGACTGGCAAATAAAGGCCAGCAGGCTAGGCCTTCCAGTTTATGGATTTTTTACGTTCAGTCGTGTGAAAACGGAAGCTGGAGGCTCCATACTGAAA GTCGCTGAACATTCAAATGAAGCCAATTTCTATGTTGCTGGCAGCCGTTACAACAGAATCATGTTAGAAGTTCTGGAAGAACTAGGGGTCGAAGATAAAAATGGAactattgaaaaacaaaatggaGAAGTCAATGAATTCATGCACCAAATAGGATTG CTTAGTATACCCGAGACTAAAAATCTTGAAGAGAAGACACTCAAGGACATACAAGAGGATTGCCCTTCAGTACCATGGTTGAAGTTAATGAATTCGCTGGCAAATGGACAAATTAAATTCGATAATGAATCCAAAGTTGTTTATGGTTCAATTCAGCATTACTGCGATAAATTGGATGatctaataaaaaaaacatctccAAG aACCGTTGCGAATTATTTCATTTGGAGTCTTCTAGATCAAACTTACAACTATCTGAGTATAAGGAAACTGTATGCAGGAATGGATTATGTATCATCATCCAGATTTGAAACTTGTTTCGAAGATGTGGAGAAGAG gtttcaatatgtgaaaGAGACTGTCTACATCAGGAAGAAGACACCTAAAGTGGTTAGGGATGATTTATCTGAAATGATCGAAATTATGAAAGAAGTATTCATCGAGCATGTGAAAGCAAGTGATTGGATGGATGCTAAAACCAAGGACCTTGCTgtgaaaaaaactgaacaaatcGAGAGTATGATTGGAGGAGATGATGAAATGTACGAGcctgaatttttcgaaaaagctTTAGGAATTGGAGAG ttTAATTTCACTTCAGGTAATATGTTCGAAATGTcccaacaaaaaagtttaagcgaaacaaaatttttcttcaaaactttgTATCAGGACGATGATGAAGACTGGGATGGTTTCTTCCAAAATATGATGCAGGTCAACGCCTTTTTTGTACCACCCCTAAACGTCATGA TTCTTCCCGCACCAATTCTGAATTCCATCTTCTACGACTACCGAAAGCCGGCTTTCATGAACTACGGTTCAATAGGAAGAGTTATAGGGCATGAGATTATGCATGGGTTTGAAAAAAGTGCACGGTATGTTGTTGCAGGATCAGGGACGATCGATTGGTGGACCAATGAAACTGCTGATGCTTACGATAAGAAGGTTAAATGCGTTGTGGAGAACTATGAGAAGATTCCCTTCCGTTATAGG TTGAACGGTACCTTGACTCTCGACGAGAATGTCTCAGATTTCGTTGGCATCGATGTGGCCTACGAAGCATACCTCAAATATGTCAAAAAGCATGGCCCAGAAAAAGGTATACCTGGAATACCGCTCAAACCCGAACAGATATATTGGATACAAACTGGAACCTGGCTGTGCTTCAGGAAATTAGACGACAGCGATGTAGATTATGAGGAAGAAGACGAACACGCCATTCCCGGTTTCAGAGTCCAAGGTGGAGCCAGAAATTCCCTATATTTCGCCAAAGATTTCAATTGTCCTGAGGGGTCATTCATGAATCCCGAGAAAAAGTGTCGTATACTCTGA
- the LOC123307344 gene encoding WD repeat-containing protein 74: MDLNNRYSIYVGSVRGTLTYTDLNPENKIQYEFAEQASEISSMIWGGDTEILVGFKNGLVSTYDTIAQKYVKTLNQFEDDGSVVGLGLFNKKILVTSSKGNINILNTKNKTESIMTLSTENGTLETSCQNINKPNIIATGGEMNDLKLWDVETKQCVFGAKSMGHDFLNLPIKTSIRGITFIPEEQNTCCCSTKEGHVLLYDDRAQRRPVCKFLEPKASFTCITTAYRERNILAGTTKGYVEYVDMKNGKCLRTFTNICGSVTSVLCDPVEPILFTTSLDRYLRIFDLDSKKILYKQYMKQNLNRILIKPIIKEEKEMGNEVAETEVDDEYEEIFKNMEEISEKPAKRKIKSVKVKSKKLKK; the protein is encoded by the exons ATGGATTTGAATAATAGATATTCTATATATGTTGGTTCGGTAAGAGGAACTCTAACGT ATACAGATCTAAATCCAGAAAACAAAATTCAATACGAGTTCGCAGAACAAGCTTCCGAAATTTCTTCCATGATTTGGGGAGGAGATACAGAAATATTAGTTGGTTTTAAGAATGGACTCGTTAGCACTTATGATACAATTGCACAAAAATATGTTAAGACCCTAAATCAATTCGAAGATGATGGATCAGTGGTAGGACTTGGTTTAtttaacaaaaaaatattggtgACTTCTTCTAAAGGAAATATCAATATATTgaatacaaaaaacaaaacagaGAGTATAATGACTCTTTCAACTGAAAATGGAACCCTAGAAACTTCTtgtcaaaatataaataaaccAAACATTATAGCAACTGGAGGGGAAATGAATGACTTGAAACTATGGGATGTTGAAACCAAACAGTGTGTATTTGGGGCAAAATCT ATGGGACACGATTTTCTCAATCTGCCAATCAAAACTTCCATAAGAGGAATAACATTTATTCCAGAAGAACAAAACACATGTTGTTGTTCAACTAAAGAAGGACATGTCTTACTATATGATGACAGAGCTCAgagaaggccagtttgtaaATTCTTAGAACCTAAAGCTAGTTTCACCTGCATTACAACCGCCTATAGAGAAAG aaaTATTCTCGCTGGAACAACAAAAGGATACGTTGAATATGTTGATATGAAAAATGGTAAATGTTTGAGAACATTCACTAACATATGTGGAAGTGTCACCTCTGTTTTGTGTGATCCTGTAGAACCAATCCTTTTCACAACAAGCTTGGATCGTTATTTACGAATATTTGATCTCGACAGTAAAAAGATCCTTTACAAG CAATATATGAAGCAAAACCTGAACAGAATATTAATAAAACCTATAATAAAAGAGGAAAAAGAAATGGGTAATGAGGTTGCTGAAACAGAAGTTGACGATGAATATGaggagattttcaaaaatatggagGAAATCTCAGAGAAACCAgcgaaaagaaaaatcaaaagtgttaaagtgaaatcgaaaaaattaaaaaaataa
- the LOC123308086 gene encoding uncharacterized protein LOC123308086, whose amino-acid sequence MSQTKGNNILNNIFIHQFMDDATLFNMIDTEESISKLSCLLQVLYERIEKNLSKKHNFSVAKILESECSYDMKKTALDFALHIQADLGEFIYCLRLFNEKLSMIDLESKWEDIIMDSSEILCLAAVIIDVNIQHEEDIFKYVDKLKLKIFLLKICALKMSKDFPLDKSSLFFKYFMYISSRDPKFIDETLQYFVEQENFDFLCLLFDKTLRYLVTCEYFKQDNFWTYIKIHIVSDDTVRKKQVQYILWRTIDYYKTNCMLLPDVLQTGTFQDWDFFFILLEMSKEKQLHLIQPTLKLLPSITELHMSWRSCLYRELLNHSQLIVVYNIVKHILKLKFSCDEIHRKILFDCLLALNKFEYSNLSKDVFCQLRIFCDELTEDCYLIFFEEFLRIDWNPAAAWCVLTSSSTILGKIPHHLITKMLLCLKKLPHTYIKQSCIIFFIEKFLNNSTNLFENLMLVGKFLFSTHRKVDKEVFYRIIEQRKSEIKKYEEVLEKSLIISLAEMDSECLVFSLELMRKLNMEIKKDLAIPYSGLGDIILFYYPALIKPSDLENYLVERFQNVDGSDDQFLFKLLELLFDKDLNNILSSEKSLALWNSAGTDETKRFFASYLLLLTVGPNTIDSVIMEQAEIYLKHSKYDFGASCMKRWRKCVEKVQDEQQMSEMLKTFLDLLDSDDEKKLEIVVSNLDLVVKYATLWKDKVIQILDLCLRKLCTLPNNLMREYSAMFFHSIFQADLFSIAAFAECWEKWYSELFHCYFFDCDYLLKIMLEGCRNIILQEAPFVQTLVPFILGALTKGTVIQKNQRVEYGICQEIHDNIDLPFIQNPNIITSESKMLSVECLYLLAKNKNTKHFPSADSLMKMLLERYMENYNKRYFPESKIHLDKLRIVQAMLIIVNFIDRSKDQLVQFILKSFCEESHQPSVKQLLQWLLIILVTETPDYLKLMIKKVETENFSHPSTVVTLIPVMYHLVTSLGDKVYWNEFTDALIPLMMGANFKLRVYSQVILRNILQKAKEAQLLEFTDKYSFLEKSISAVLDATGNSVSETLKHDIVFIENFDPALHFSVETIFVTLPKMLDVPPSEWENVLEHRFSEKFDIKIEAVNKLPNIPHPKIVDHKNEDDLVCVNVQKKIIPWKQDLEEKIDNDCLNSLICVASLVEKSSNIGGLSRTCEIFNVQQLVLHNIKIKDDKEFKNLSMSSENWVDFMEVKRDDLSNFLTTLRQQGYSIVGLEQTSESVKLDKFKFEKKTVILLGNEKGGIPAPLLPLLDTCVEIPQFGQTRSLNVHVAGATFIWEYVKQHML is encoded by the exons ATGAGTCAAACAAAAGGAAATAATATCCTCAataatatattcattcatcaGTTTATGGATGATGCAACCCTTTTCAATATGATCGATACAGAAGAATCTATTTCCAAACTTTCTTGTTTGCTGCAAGTGCTCTacgaaagaattgaaaaaaatttatctaaAAAACATAACTTCAGTGTAGCTAAAATTTTGGAGAGTGAATGCTCCTACGATATGAAAAAGACTGCCCTCGACTTTGCCTTACATATTCAAGCTGATCTGGGAGAATTCATATATTGTCTTCGTTTATTCAATGAGAAATTGTCCATGATAGATTTGGAAAGCAAATGGGAAGATATTATCATGGATTCATCAGAAATCTTATGCTTAGCTGCCGTTATTATTGATGTGAATATTCAACATGAAGAAGACATCTTTAAGTATGTGGATAAGTTGAAACTtaagatttttttgttgaaaatatgtGCTTTGAAAATGAGTAAAGATTTTCCTCTTGATAAGagttctttatttttcaaatactttatGTACATTTCATCAAGAGATCCTAAATTTATTGATGAAACTTtgcaatattttgttgaacaagaaaatttcgatttcttgTGCCTGTTGTTTGATAAGACGCTGAGATATCTAGTAACATGCGAATACTTTAAACAAGACAATTTCTGGACTTACATAAAGATTCATATTGTAAGTGATGACACTGTAAGAAAGAAGCAAGTGCAGTATATTTTGTGGAGAACTATAGATTACTACAAAACGAATTGTATGTTATTACCTGATGTATTACAAACGGGAACATTTCAAGATTGGGACTTTTTCTTTATTCTGCTGGAAATGTCTAAAGAAAAACAACTGCACTTAATACAACCTACTTTGAAACTATTACCGTCAATAACAGAACTGCATATGAGTTGGAGAAGTTGTCTGTATCGAGAACTTCTGAATCATTCACAGTTGATTGTTGTATATAATATCGTAAAGCATatactgaaattgaaattttcttgtGACGAAATTCATCGAAAAATCCTATTCGATTGTTTACTGGCCttgaataaatttgaatattcaaaCTTGAGTAAGGATGTCTTCTGCCAGCTTAGAATATTTTGTGATGAATTGACTGAGGATTGTTATCTCatatttttcgaagaatttttgaGAATCGATTGGAACCCAGCAGCAGCATGGTGTGTATTAACCAGTTCTTCGACAATCTTAGGCAAAATTCCACACCATTTGATTACAAAAATGCTGTTGTGCTTGAAAAAGTTACCACATACATatattaaacagagttgtataatttttttcattgaaaagtttttgaataattctaccaatctttttgaaaatctaaTGTTAGTggggaaatttttattttcaactcaTCGGAAAGTGGACAAGGAAGTCTTTTATCGAATCATTGAACAAAGaaaaagtgaaataaaaaaatacgaGGAGGtattagaaaaatcactaattaTATCTCTGGCAGAGATGGATTCAGAATGTTTAGTATTCAGTTTGGAGTTGATGAGAAAATTGAATATGGAAATAAAGAAAGATTTGGCAATACCATATTCAGGTTTAGGTGATATAATACTCTTTTACTACCCAGCTCTGATAAAACCTTCTGACCTGGAGAATTATTTAGTGGAAAGGTTTCAAAATGTGGATGGTAGTGATGATCAATTTCTTTTTAAACTTCTGGAGCTGCTATTTGATAAAGACTTGAATAATATATTATCCAGTGAGAAGTCCTTAGCCCTTTGGAATTCAGCAGGAACTGATGAGACTAAACGATTCTTTGCAAGTTATTTGTTGCTCCTGACAGTTGGTCCCAATACAATTGATTCAGTTATAATGGAACAAGCAGAAATTTATTTGAAACATTCTAAATATGACTTCGGTGCATCATGTATGAAAAGATGGAGGAAGTGTGTTGAAAAAGTGCAGGACGAGCAACAAATGAGTGAAATGCTCAAAACCTTTCTTGACCTCCTAGATagtgatgatgaaaaaaaacttGAGATTGTAGTCAGTAACTTGGATTTGGTTGTTAAATATGCTACTCTTTGGAAAGACAAGGTCATCCAGATTTTGGATCTCTGCTTGAGAAAATTATGCACTTTACCAAACAATTTGATGAGGGAGTACTCTGCAATGTTTTTCCATTCAATATTCCAGGCAGATCTGTTTTCTATTGCCGCATTTGCTGAATGTTGGGAAAAATGGTATTCGGAATTGTTCCACTGTTATTTCTTCGATTGTGATTATTTGCTCAAAATTATGTTGGAGGGGTGCCGAAACATCATTTTACAGGAAGCACCGTTTGTTCAGACTTTGGTACCATTTATTCTGGGCGCTTTGACTAAAGGAACTGTTATTCAGAAAAATCAAAG ggTGGAGTATGGAATATGTCAGGAAATTCATGATAATATCGATTTGCCATTTATCCAAAA TCCCAATATTATCACTTCGGAATCAAAGATGTTATCTGTGGAATGTTTATATCTTTTAGCTAAAAACAAGAACACTAAACATTTTCCATCAGCTGATAGTCTGATGAAGATGTTGTTAGAGCGATATATGGAAAAttacaacaagagatattttCCAGAATCGAAG aTCCACCTTGACAAACTTAGAATTGTTCAAGCTATGCTCATTATAGTTAATTTTATAGACAGATCAAAAGACCAATTGGTGCAATTTATACTGAAGAGTTTCTGTGAAGAGAGTCACCAACCATCAGTGAAACAATTGTTGCAATGGTTGCTCATAATTTTGGTAACGGAAACGCCTGATTACTTGAAATTGATGATCAAGAAAGtagaaactgaaaatttttctcATCCCTCAACTGTTGTTACATTGATACCAGTGATGTATCATTTGGTAACATCCTTAGGAGATAAAGTGTATTGGAATGAATTTACTGATGCTTTGATACCTTTGATGATGGGAGCCAACTTCAAACTGAGAGTTTATTCTCAG GTTATTCTCCGAAATATTTTACAGAAAGCAAAGGAAGCTCAACTTCTTGAGTTTACTGATAAATATTCATTCTTGGAAAAATCTATTTCAGCTGTACTTGATGCTACTGGTAATTCCGTATCAGAAACTTTGAAACACGACATcgtattcattgaaaattttgatcCAGCTCTACATTTTTCTGTGGAAACTATATTCGTTACTCTACCCAAAATGCTGGATGTACCCCCGTCTGAATGGGAAAACGTTTTAGAACAccgtttttctgaaaaattcgaCATAAAAATCGAAGCCGTAAATAAACTGCCTAATATTCCTCACCCAAAAATTGTCGACCACAAAAACGAGGATGATTTGGTTTGTGTGAATGTACAGAAGAAAATAATTCCATGGAAGCAAGATC TGgaagaaaaaattgataatgaCTGTCTGAACAGCCTCATTTGTGTCGCTTCATTGGTCGAGAAATCCAGCAATATTGGCGGTTTGTCTAGGACATGCGAAATTTTCAATGTGCAACAGCTGGTACTGCACAACATTAAAATAAAAGACgataaggaattcaaaaatttgaGCATGTCCTCGGAGAACTGGGTCGATTTTATGGAGGTTAAAAGGGACgatttatcgaattttttgacGACATTGAGGCAACAAGGGTATTCTATTGTCGGTCTAGAGCAGACCTCTGAAAGTGTGAAGCTGGATAAATTTAAGTTTGAGAAGAAAACTGTCATATTGTTAGg aaacgagAAAGGAGGCATTCCTGCTCCCTTACTACCTTTATTGGACACTTGTGTAGAAATACCTCAGTTTGGACAAACTAGGTCATTAAATGTTCATGTTGCTGGCGCTACATTTATTTGGGAATATGTAAAACAACATATGTTATAA